The genomic DNA CACGTGTGCCTTCCTTCAGCCTTATACGCGTGCACCTGTGTGCACACacggagcacctactgtgtgcccggAGTGCTGGGGAGACACTGGGGACAGACCCGCAGGCAGAGACAGTTGCCCAGCCATACCCTCAGACACTCTGATTTCATTGGTCTGGGTCgggggacgcctggctggctcggtccgtggagcatctgacttcggctcaggtcatgatctccttgttcgtgagttcgagccccacatcaggctcactgctgtcagcgaggagcctgcttcggatcatctgtccccaacccccccacctctcccctgctcaggcgctcgcgcgctctctcaaaaataaatcaacatatggaaaaaaaacttaaaacaaaaaaatctgagtgGGGCCTGAGTggggttatgtttttaaaaggctcTCAGATAATCTCCATGTGCAGGTTGAGACCCCTGCCGGGTGGGGCAGGATCATCTCCTCTTCATAGTCATGGAAACGAAAGCCCAGATGGCCGAGGCCACGCAGCCGAGAAAGGACGGAGGTGGCGTGGACACAGGCAGATCTCATCCTAGGGGCCCAAACCTCCTTAATCACCCCAAGAAGATTACAGATGATgcacccagggcagagcccctgGAAGATGGGACTTCTGCCCCTCCCGCTCTTGCCTTGACACGACCCCCAGCCAGGGGTTACCCAGACCCTCGGGCTGGTCGGAGAAACGCAGGGCCTGGGGACAAGGGCTCTCCAGCAGCCCCGCCCTCACCCCACCACACTGCACCAGCAGCCCCCATGCCCACACTGAGCTGGGGGCCGTATCTTGGGGTGGTTTTGcggtccctccccctctctctatacAGCAGCGGCAGCAAGCCCAGCCCCCAGACAGACTCCCAGCCTGGGGGCAGCTGTGCGGTTTTATAAGCCCCGGGACAGTGGGGGCCTGTTCGGGCCCTGGCAGGTTCCTGGATCCCTGGAAACAGGGGAAcggcccacccccaccctcaagccccattttccccatctcctGGACCCAACCCACACATGCCCCCAACCACTGTCTGCTCCACAGCCCGCCCTCTGCTGGTGCCTGGCCAGATGTGTGCCCACAAGAGAGGCCCTGCTGGTAACGCCAGCAAAGATGTGGGAGCACACTGGAGGGGCTCTAAGCAGAAGTGGGGCcttgctctctcctcccccagggcctcattcattcattcattcattcaccaaaaaaGCTGTAGAGCCCATTTACCGATTCACTCTAGAATCAGACCACGAGGCTGGAATCCCGGCTGTGTGACCCGGGCACCTGACATCACCTctgtggacctcagtttcctcatctgtgaagtgggaataACAGCAGTGTCTATCTCATAGGCTCGAGAGTCCCAATAAGCAAATGATGTTCAGTGCTTAGAGCACTGCCTGGTAGGTACAGGTGCTCATTAACTATAAGCAATTATTATTAGCATTGAGCCCAGGGGACTGTGAAAGAAAggctgggcggggggagggtgatGTCAGGAAAGGTGACATCTAAGCTGGAAGCTAAAGAAGGAGGCGGAGTTAGCAAGacaagtggggggtgggaagggtgtCATAGGCAGAGGGAATAATAGCTGTAAAAGCTCAGAGGTAAGAGGGAGGTTGACTTCTGCACTGGGACTCAAACTACCTCCTTAATCCTCACCCCCATCATTCCCGGGAGACACAGGCCATAACTAAGGCCACACATTACCTGTCCTGTGGCAGCTCTAGTTGACGATTAATGGGGGAGCCATTGACCACGGAGCCGCTGGTTGGAAAACTCATCCCTGCCTGCTCCCCAGGGATCTCTAACATCTACTTCTGTCTTACCTACCCCAGCCCTACCCAATCGCCTAGGACCCCGCAGGAGCTCAGGAGCAAGGAGAGAGCCTGTCACACACGGAGAGGTTGAGTGACTTGGTCAGAGCCACATAGCATGCAGGCATCCATATTGGATTTTCCCTACATTCTTGGGCGGGAGCCTGTctgggctgagagagggagggccctTCCCCACTGCGCGAGACAGAGGCCATTGTGTGTTATGAAACCCAAACCCGGCGCCCCTCTGAAGGGATGTGGGGTCAGCGGAGGAGAGGGgctggtggcaggggtgggggatggcctccctgcccccatcacccCGGGGATCCAGCACGTGCTCCCAGCCCAGCCACATCTGGATTCCAGCTGGctgctccgggggggggggggggggggggcgcagtgGCAGCAGGAACATGCCATCAAAGGCAAGGAAGAGCCTGGCGGTGAGGAGACAAAGGCTAGggctgcctcccaccccaggccAAGGGTGCGGTGACCATGGCGCTGGCCATGAGACCGACTCTAGTCCTCGGCCACTCTGCCGGAGGATGGGAGACTGAAACGTCAGCTGGTAGTGTCTCTACTGCTCCTATTTCCAGGGAAAGGAGGGGGGTGGCTCTCCGACAGCCACAGTAACTAGCAGACCTGCTCACAGAAGCCGGCTGGGTCTGTGTGGCCGCGAGTCCAGGGCTGGTGCCCAGTCTTGGGGGCAAGaactcccacccccttcccatgGGGAACCTGCTCTCCGCTCCCTTCCCGGATCTGCTCATTCAGCCTGCCCGCCGTATCTCCCCCAGAAAGCTGCCTCACCCCATGGAACAGTCCAGAAGAAaggctccaccccccacccccaccagcagactcatccccccacccccacccccaacccgccCCGCAGAAAACCAGCGACACTCGGGCCAGAATAAAGGTTTATTGTGCTGGTTTGCTATAGCTCAGCACCTAAAAAATTGTGCAGAGGTTGGGGGGGCCCCAGATGAAGGGCTGAGGAAGAGCACCCCCCAGAGCCTCCCCAGATCAGGACGGAGCTCAGTCTCCCTTGTCGAAAGCTAAAGAATGCTGTGGGCACAGGCTGCCAGACAATGCACGTGAGCGACGTGGAGGGGGGCCAGGGCCCCCCCCCCGCTCCAGGCTGGGTGTTGGAAACCGCCCCCACCTTCTCAGTCTCCCCCAGAGTGGGGCCCCCTCACACACAGCCCCCCAGCTTCGGGGGCCTGACAAGAAAGCTTTGATGCATTCATCCCATGCGGGTGGCAGCAACAGGATGAGCAATTCGTCCCCGGGCAGAGATGCTTGGCAGAATTGAGGGGACCCGAGCACCCCCAGACCCCATACCCCTCACCCTGGACCAACCACAAACTGGGGCACTGATTTCCAGAGTGTGCTCTGCAAGATGTTATTCTGTAACTGTAAAATAACAATGACGACGAcgacgacaaaaaaaaaaaccctgtggtcAAAAACACCCTGTGGTCAAAAGCAGTTTGAGACAGACCAACCGGGTTCCAACCGGGGCCTTTACTGGAGTATTTGCAGAGCCCTGGGGTGccctaagggggggggggacggggaacAGAGAGGCAGTGTTTCCTCAACTCATCGGACCCCAAAATCCTTTTTCCACAGAGCACCGCAGGGAACGCCGCTTTGGAAATGCTCATTTAGGGACGTGTCGCGATGTGCACACGGGCCCCCGGAAGCTTCCCGATTCATCAGGCCCACGTCTACGGTAGCTCTAACTGCGCCCGCCCCAGGGGCCTTGTCCCATCCACCCTGGTCCAAAACTCCTAGGTATTCTGACTTTTCTTTCCTACCCCCGGCGAGGTCCGCACCGTCACAGGGGACCCACGATCTACATTTCCCAAAGGACGTGGCCCATGTCGTCGGCCGTGCTATCATGAATATAACAGGGATCCTTCCCATCCCCGCCTCCCCGGAGGAGCTGTGTTTGGGGTGCCGCCCTTTGGGGCTGCAGGGGCAAGTGTTCCTGGAACAGGGGGAGCTTCCCGGGGGAGGCCGGAGACCAGCACCTCTGCCCACTGCAGGGTTGGGACGCACTGGGATTTGCGGCAGGGGGGCGCTGAGGAGAGGGTGTCAGGGAGCGGAAAGGGTCAAGGGCCTTCCCACATCCACGGAGGTGACCACTAGGGGTCCGACAGTCAAGGCCAGCAGCCCCAGAGGCCTGTTAGACCTTGGGGGCGATACCACAAGCGCAGGGGCTCTCGGCGGGACCAGCGGGTCCTCTGGCTTCCTGGGCTGATGAAGGAGCCGCTTCTGACTCGCCTTGGCCTTGGCCGGCCTCCAGAGCCTCCTCCGCCCCCACCGCGCATGGCTCATCTGGCACCTCGGCTTTCTCCACCGGGACCCCACGTCCCTGGGCTTCCTGGCCCCCCTCCCGGCTGCCGCTCTCGTCTTCCTCCGACTTGCCCTCCATCCTGGCTCCGTCTCCACCGCCCAGGGCAGCTCTGGCGGGGGACTTGAGGTTCTGGGTGGCGGCAAGGATGTCAGCCTGGAGCTGCTGGGAGGAATCCAGGGCTTCCTCGGACCGGCCGTCGGGAGCCCGGTCGGGGACCTCGCTGAAGGCGCGGGGGCCCCCGGCCCGGTCACTCTGGTCCACGTACTTCTTCTTGGGGAAAGACGAGGGGTAGTAGGCCGAGGCCTTGTGCTTCTGGCGGGTGATGAGGGCGGCGCAGACGATGAACATCAGCAGGAACACCAGGGAACCCACCACGGCGATGAGCATCACGTACTGGCGGAAGAAGTCCACGATCCCGTCCAGGAAGTTggtggggggcctggggcccGCCAGGGGCGTGGGCCGGGGCCCCAGCGACGTGGGGCTGAGGGCCGGGGTCCGGGGGGGCGGGAGGCTCGGGGAGGAGGCCGAGGAGCCCTCGGCCTCCCCGCTGCCCCCTGTGTCCTCCAGGAAGGCGGCCTGCAGGGGCACGGAGTAGGCCACCGCGGGCAGGGCCCTGAGGAGAAGCAGCAGTGACACGAGCAGCCTGGGGACCA from Prionailurus viverrinus isolate Anna chromosome D3, UM_Priviv_1.0, whole genome shotgun sequence includes the following:
- the TMEM119 gene encoding transmembrane protein 119; protein product: MVSAVVPRLLVSLLLLLRALPAVAYSVPLQAAFLEDTGGSGEAEGSSASSPSLPPPRTPALSPTSLGPRPTPLAGPRPPTNFLDGIVDFFRQYVMLIAVVGSLVFLLMFIVCAALITRQKHKASAYYPSSFPKKKYVDQSDRAGGPRAFSEVPDRAPDGRSEEALDSSQQLQADILAATQNLKSPARAALGGGDGARMEGKSEEDESGSREGGQEAQGRGVPVEKAEVPDEPCAVGAEEALEAGQGQGESEAAPSSAQEARGPAGPAESPCACGIAPKV